A genomic stretch from Ooceraea biroi isolate clonal line C1 chromosome 3, Obir_v5.4, whole genome shotgun sequence includes:
- the LOC105277147 gene encoding serine/threonine-protein kinase VRK1, protein MAPRRVEDVPVPKRVAAAGCKLSEPLPAGEILTDITQNKWRLGNTIGYGGFGDIYLASNDITLPVEQDAKYVVKIEPHNNGPLFVEMNFYIRAARKHMIESWCNSQGKRRIGVPTYEGSGSHFYKNQRYRFLVIPRYGIDIGKLFLSHRRKLPTKLVNTLAVQMLDALEYIHSKGYAHADVKGSNILLSYGDGIGKEKSQAYLVDYGLAYRFRTSAGEHKPFIHDERRAHEGTLEFTSRDAHHGTHSRRGDLETLGYNIIQWLCGKLPWEKDDNETNLVMDPEEVHRQKDILLSDLPLFMNECFPHKKKPPAAIMKYMQYVTELGFETKPNYFYLRNLFLNGGIQDSNIPMCLYTMNESNENLTSSVFFERPYLRERKPCRPVNGEIRITRNTQPKRPVQKKEFSWEAVLALHPDKLAKISTQPPPPSSLTPPLTPPSHSTPQSPSLPTYAMLNVLRRMKERQSGTFRHKATPKSSDNELKSKWMTPAMEEVARLREKNSESVVPTAQSSPRLTRSRVAKLKRLGTQNKRVNDDSTDSKVTHKRRKGSPS, encoded by the exons ATGGCACCAAGACGTGTAGAAGATGTGCCTGTGCCGAAAAGAGTGGCAGCTGCAGGTTGTAAATTATCGGAACCACTACCAGCAGGAGAGATCTTGACGGATATTACACAGAATAAATGGAGACTGGGAAACACCATAGGATATGGTGGTTTTGGAGATATATATCTAG CTTCTAATGATATTACATTGCCGGTTGAACAAGACGCAAAGTACGTCGTAAAAATCGAACCACACAACAATGGTCCATTATTTGttgaaatgaatttttatataagggCTGCGCGCAAACATATGA tcgAAAGTTGGTGTAATTCTCagggaaagagaagaatcGGCGTCCCCACATACGAAGGATCAGGATCtcacttttataaaaatcaacgTTACAGGTTTCTAGTGATACCGCGATATGGTATAGatattggaaaattatttctctcgcATAGAAGGAAATTGCCAACGAAGCTTGTTAACACATTAGCTGTACAAATG TTGGACGCGCTAGAATACATTCATAGTAAAGGATATGCTCACGCGGATGTTAAGggatcaaatattttattgtcatACGGGGACGGAATAGGAAAGGAAAAATCTCAAGCATACTTAGTAGACTACGGACTGGCGTATCGTTTTCGAACAAGCGCCGGCGAACATAAACCGTTCATACATGATGAAAGACGTGCTCACGAGGGCACATTAGAGTTCACATCGCGGGACGCTCATCATGGAA cacATTCAAGAAGGGGAGATCTTGAGACTTTAgggtataatattatacaatggtTATGCGGTAAGCTACCTTGGGAGAAAGATGATAACGAAACTAATTTAGTCATGGATCCAGAGGAAGTTCATCGACAAAAGGACATTCTTTTGTCGGACCTGCCTTTATTTATGAACGAATGCTTCCCTCACAAGAAGAAACCACCAG CTGCAATCATGAAGTATATGCAGTACGTTACCGAATTAGGATTTGAGACCAAACCCAACTATTTCTATTTACGGAATTTATTTCTGAACGGTGGCATCCAAGACAGCAATATTCCTATGTGTCTTTACACCATGAACGAGTCGAATGAAAATCTGACGAGCTCTGTATTCTTCGAGCGCCCGTATCTCAGAGAAAGGAAACCTTGCAGACCGGTAAATGGCGAG ATACGAATAACACGAAACACGCAACCTAAGCGTCCGGTTCAGAAAAAGGAGTTCAGCTGGGAGGCAGTGTTGGCACTGCATCCGGATAAACTCGCAAAAATTAGTACTCAACCTCCGCCACCGTCTTCACTCACACCGCCGCTCACGCCCCCATCGCATTCTACTCCGCAATCGCCGTCCCTGCCAACATACGCAATGCTAAATGTACTTCGTAGAATGAAGGAGAGGCAATCCGGCACGTTCAGGCATAAAGCAACACCAAAATCATCGGA TAACGAACTGAAGTCAAAATGGATGACACCTGCGATGGAAGAAGTCGCACgattaagagaaaaaaattccgAGTCGGTTGTTCCCACTGCTCAAAGTAGTCCACGCTTAACGCGATCGCGTGTGGCAAAGTTAAAAC gTCTTGGAACTCAGAACAAGCGTGTAAACGACGATTCAACCGATAGCAAGGTTAcgcataaaagaagaaaaggctCGCCTTCCTAA
- the LOC105277146 gene encoding RNA-binding protein 25 isoform X1 — MSYPGQPPMGIPGMPPMPYMVGAPPSIIGGVMPMAHMIPTPVSAMQTSAPAVRYSRNQNRHDNNRRRERESGPPVTVFIGNIMDRAPDVMMRHILGACGHVLSWKRVHGFGFCEYAGPDAGLRAIRLLHDMEIGTKKLLAKVDAKTKVVLDEFKAERRKKLKGGQSPLQDETSNEGADGEEGEDYMDEGMRVVDADALARINQIISEHAADLEMAQVAPEEHQTKMVAKSLNLDDAEIEESKRDLITREIGKFREVMKKQEEEKAQVKRKREAVEKEEREKREKERRDKRDDDITKDDQDGDSGSPTSHKGRSDSSSRRDKRRSRSRSKERDRDRSRNDRDRDRDRDRERDRERERERERDRDRERERERERERDREKERDREREREREREEVRKTEREIMREREEEEEAKERKKNERRAREKEAAYQERLRAWETRERRKQKEYEKEAEKRRAKREAREREAKRLKEFLEDYDDDRDDAKYYKGKELSRRLEERALEAEADSRDRCAERQELQRLRDKLYADASNPDPAAEFERLKAEREEQYKPKPVITIIDEEDEKTAKKEKEVMPPIETEPIESDSDDGVQFDDASQPEAPSRTPPRHHHHHRRHHRHHQNHHRDGDENQEGLAEADRESLKDTRPSPVNQSVVTPAQSIPPSLDEDSRMSLVSEPEKTSSSNFVPFAMGSGSNRASDHAVGAKTPGSPNTVANSQQANQTRKKGRIDVKDVFNNDDDDDAVNNAKKRKLVPLDYGDEKKKKVEEAAKPGKEENTKSQEEKRKHIKSLIDKIPTDKNALFGYQLDWAIIDNTLMEKRIRPWINKKIIEYIGEPEPTLVDFICSKVMAGSSPQGILDDVQMVLDEEAEVFVVKMWRLLIYEVEAKKMGLVK; from the exons ATGTCTTATCCCGGTCAACCACCCATGGGTATTCCAGGAATGCCTCCAATGCCATATATGGTTGGCGCACCTCCATCAATAATTGGAGGAGTCATGCCCATGGCACAT ATGATTCCAACACCCGTATCTGCGATGCAGACATCCGCGCCAGCCGTACGTTACTCGCGCAATCAAAATCGCCACGATAATAATCGGAGGCGCGAGAGAGAGTCGGGCCCACCTGTCACGGTGTTTATCGGTAACATAATGGACAGAGCACCTGACGTGATGATGCGACACATTCTGGGTGCATGTGGCCATGTACTTTCCTGGAAGAGAGTACATGGATTTGGGTTTTGCGAGTATGCCGGCCCTGATGCTGGTCTCAGGGCGATCCGACTGCTTCACGACATGGAAATAGGCACGAAGAAGCTTCTTGCCAAGGTGGACGCCAAAACCAAGGTAGTCCTGGACGAATTCAAAG CCGAGCGACGAAAGAAGCTCAAGGGCGGTCAGTCTCCGTTGCAAGATGAGACCTCTAACGAGGGTGCGGACGGTGAGGAGGGTGAAGATTATATGGACGAAGGTATGAGAGTGGTCGATGCAgacgcgctcgctcgcattAACCAGATCATAAGTGAACATGCCGCGGATCTGGAAATGGCGCAAGTTGCTCCAG AGGAACATCAGACAAAGATGGTAGCTAAGTCGCTAAACCTGGATGACGCAGAGATAGAAGAGAGTAAAAGAGACTTGATTACTCGAGAAATTGGCAAATTCAGGGAGGTCATGaag aagcaggaggaggagaaggccCAGGTGAAACGAAAAAGAGAAGCGGTCGAGAAAGAGGAGCGCGAGAAGCGAGAGAAGGAGCGGCGCGATAAGCGCGACGACGATATTACCAAGGATGATCAAGATGGAGATTCTGGTAGTCCTACATCTCATAAAGGTCGTAGTGATAGCAGCAGTAGAAGAGATAAACGTCGATCTAGATCCAG ATCTAAGGAACGCGATAGGGATCGATCGAGAAACGATCGAGACCGGGATCGAGACAGAGACCGCGAAAGAGATCGCGAACGTGAACGGGAACGGGAACGGGATCGAGATCGTGAAAGGGAACGCGAGCGAGAACGCGAGCGCGACagggaaaaggagagagatcgGGAACGGGAAAGGGAACGGGAACGGGAGGAAGTGCGGAAAACCGAAAGGGAGATTATGCGtgagagggaggaggaggaggaggcgaaagagagaaagaagaacgaGAGACGGGCTAGGGAGAAGGAAGCGGCGTATCAGGAACGTTTGAGGGCGTGGGAGACTCGCGAACGACGTAAGCAGAAGGAGTACGAGAAGGAAGCTGAAAAGCGTCGTGCGAAGCGCGAGGCCAGAGAGAGGGAGGCGAAGCGGCTGAAGGAGTTCCTCGAGGATTACGACGACGACCGTGACGACGCCAAGTATTACAAAGGCAAGGAGTTGTCTCGTAGGCTCGAGGAGCGAGCTCTCGAAGCGGAAGCGGACTCGCGGGACCGTTGCGCGGAACGCCAAGAACTTCAGCGTCTACGCGACAAACTGTACGCGGACGCTTCCAATCCGGATCCTGCCGCGGAATTTGAAAGA ttgAAAGCTGAAAGAGAGGAACAGTACAAGCCTAAACCAGTCATTACCATAATCGACGAGGAGGATGAAAAGACTgcgaagaaggagaaggaagtAATGCCGCCGATAGAAACCGAGCCAATCGAAAGCGACAGCGACGACGGTGTACAATTCGATGATGCCTCGCAACCGGAAGCACCGTCCAGAACTCCACCGCGgcatcatcatcaccaccGTCGGCATCATAGACATCATCAGAATCATCATCGTGACGGCGATGAGAATCAGGAAGGACTAGCGGAGGCGGATCGAGAAAGCTTGAAGGACACACGGCCATCGCCGGTAAATCAGTCGGTAGTGACGCCTGCTCAATCCATCCCGCCATCATTGGATGAGGATTCGCGTATGTCTCTTGTCAGCGAACCCGAGAAGACGAGCAGCA GTAACTTTGTTCCCTTCGCCATGGGAAGCGGTAGCAATCGCGCTAGCGACCACGCCGTAGGTGCTAAAACGCCGGGCAGTCCCAATACTGTCGCGAACTCGCAACAGGCAAATCAAACGCGGAAGAAAGGTCGCATCGATGTCAAGGATGTTTTCAataacgacgatgacgacgacgcggTTAATAACGCGAAGAAGCGGAAACTCGTTCCTCTTG ATTATGGtgacgagaagaagaagaaggtggAAGAAGCTGCGAAGCCGGGGAAAGAAGAGAATACAAAGAGTCAGGAGGAAAAACGAAAGCACATAAAGTCTCTTATAGACAAAATACCTACTGACAAGAACGCGTTGTTCGGTTATCAACTTGATTGGGCGATCATTGACAAC ACTCTGATGGAGAAAAGGATAAGACCGTGGATCAATAAGAAGATCATCGAGTACATTGGTGAACCGGAACCTACCCTCGTGGATTTTATCTGTAGCAAAGTCATGGCAGGCAGTTCTCCTCAGGGAATCCTCGACGATGTACAGATG GTATTAGATGAGGAAGCGGAGGTCTTCGTGGTCAAGATGTGGAGGCTACTGATTTACGAGGTGGAGGCGAAGAAGATGGGCTTGGTAAAGTAA
- the LOC105277146 gene encoding RNA-binding protein 25 isoform X2 produces MSYPGQPPMGIPGMPPMPYMVGAPPSIIGGVMPMAHTSAPAVRYSRNQNRHDNNRRRERESGPPVTVFIGNIMDRAPDVMMRHILGACGHVLSWKRVHGFGFCEYAGPDAGLRAIRLLHDMEIGTKKLLAKVDAKTKVVLDEFKAERRKKLKGGQSPLQDETSNEGADGEEGEDYMDEGMRVVDADALARINQIISEHAADLEMAQVAPEEHQTKMVAKSLNLDDAEIEESKRDLITREIGKFREVMKKQEEEKAQVKRKREAVEKEEREKREKERRDKRDDDITKDDQDGDSGSPTSHKGRSDSSSRRDKRRSRSRSKERDRDRSRNDRDRDRDRDRERDRERERERERDRDRERERERERERDREKERDREREREREREEVRKTEREIMREREEEEEAKERKKNERRAREKEAAYQERLRAWETRERRKQKEYEKEAEKRRAKREAREREAKRLKEFLEDYDDDRDDAKYYKGKELSRRLEERALEAEADSRDRCAERQELQRLRDKLYADASNPDPAAEFERLKAEREEQYKPKPVITIIDEEDEKTAKKEKEVMPPIETEPIESDSDDGVQFDDASQPEAPSRTPPRHHHHHRRHHRHHQNHHRDGDENQEGLAEADRESLKDTRPSPVNQSVVTPAQSIPPSLDEDSRMSLVSEPEKTSSSNFVPFAMGSGSNRASDHAVGAKTPGSPNTVANSQQANQTRKKGRIDVKDVFNNDDDDDAVNNAKKRKLVPLDYGDEKKKKVEEAAKPGKEENTKSQEEKRKHIKSLIDKIPTDKNALFGYQLDWAIIDNTLMEKRIRPWINKKIIEYIGEPEPTLVDFICSKVMAGSSPQGILDDVQMVLDEEAEVFVVKMWRLLIYEVEAKKMGLVK; encoded by the exons ATGTCTTATCCCGGTCAACCACCCATGGGTATTCCAGGAATGCCTCCAATGCCATATATGGTTGGCGCACCTCCATCAATAATTGGAGGAGTCATGCCCATGGCACAT ACATCCGCGCCAGCCGTACGTTACTCGCGCAATCAAAATCGCCACGATAATAATCGGAGGCGCGAGAGAGAGTCGGGCCCACCTGTCACGGTGTTTATCGGTAACATAATGGACAGAGCACCTGACGTGATGATGCGACACATTCTGGGTGCATGTGGCCATGTACTTTCCTGGAAGAGAGTACATGGATTTGGGTTTTGCGAGTATGCCGGCCCTGATGCTGGTCTCAGGGCGATCCGACTGCTTCACGACATGGAAATAGGCACGAAGAAGCTTCTTGCCAAGGTGGACGCCAAAACCAAGGTAGTCCTGGACGAATTCAAAG CCGAGCGACGAAAGAAGCTCAAGGGCGGTCAGTCTCCGTTGCAAGATGAGACCTCTAACGAGGGTGCGGACGGTGAGGAGGGTGAAGATTATATGGACGAAGGTATGAGAGTGGTCGATGCAgacgcgctcgctcgcattAACCAGATCATAAGTGAACATGCCGCGGATCTGGAAATGGCGCAAGTTGCTCCAG AGGAACATCAGACAAAGATGGTAGCTAAGTCGCTAAACCTGGATGACGCAGAGATAGAAGAGAGTAAAAGAGACTTGATTACTCGAGAAATTGGCAAATTCAGGGAGGTCATGaag aagcaggaggaggagaaggccCAGGTGAAACGAAAAAGAGAAGCGGTCGAGAAAGAGGAGCGCGAGAAGCGAGAGAAGGAGCGGCGCGATAAGCGCGACGACGATATTACCAAGGATGATCAAGATGGAGATTCTGGTAGTCCTACATCTCATAAAGGTCGTAGTGATAGCAGCAGTAGAAGAGATAAACGTCGATCTAGATCCAG ATCTAAGGAACGCGATAGGGATCGATCGAGAAACGATCGAGACCGGGATCGAGACAGAGACCGCGAAAGAGATCGCGAACGTGAACGGGAACGGGAACGGGATCGAGATCGTGAAAGGGAACGCGAGCGAGAACGCGAGCGCGACagggaaaaggagagagatcgGGAACGGGAAAGGGAACGGGAACGGGAGGAAGTGCGGAAAACCGAAAGGGAGATTATGCGtgagagggaggaggaggaggaggcgaaagagagaaagaagaacgaGAGACGGGCTAGGGAGAAGGAAGCGGCGTATCAGGAACGTTTGAGGGCGTGGGAGACTCGCGAACGACGTAAGCAGAAGGAGTACGAGAAGGAAGCTGAAAAGCGTCGTGCGAAGCGCGAGGCCAGAGAGAGGGAGGCGAAGCGGCTGAAGGAGTTCCTCGAGGATTACGACGACGACCGTGACGACGCCAAGTATTACAAAGGCAAGGAGTTGTCTCGTAGGCTCGAGGAGCGAGCTCTCGAAGCGGAAGCGGACTCGCGGGACCGTTGCGCGGAACGCCAAGAACTTCAGCGTCTACGCGACAAACTGTACGCGGACGCTTCCAATCCGGATCCTGCCGCGGAATTTGAAAGA ttgAAAGCTGAAAGAGAGGAACAGTACAAGCCTAAACCAGTCATTACCATAATCGACGAGGAGGATGAAAAGACTgcgaagaaggagaaggaagtAATGCCGCCGATAGAAACCGAGCCAATCGAAAGCGACAGCGACGACGGTGTACAATTCGATGATGCCTCGCAACCGGAAGCACCGTCCAGAACTCCACCGCGgcatcatcatcaccaccGTCGGCATCATAGACATCATCAGAATCATCATCGTGACGGCGATGAGAATCAGGAAGGACTAGCGGAGGCGGATCGAGAAAGCTTGAAGGACACACGGCCATCGCCGGTAAATCAGTCGGTAGTGACGCCTGCTCAATCCATCCCGCCATCATTGGATGAGGATTCGCGTATGTCTCTTGTCAGCGAACCCGAGAAGACGAGCAGCA GTAACTTTGTTCCCTTCGCCATGGGAAGCGGTAGCAATCGCGCTAGCGACCACGCCGTAGGTGCTAAAACGCCGGGCAGTCCCAATACTGTCGCGAACTCGCAACAGGCAAATCAAACGCGGAAGAAAGGTCGCATCGATGTCAAGGATGTTTTCAataacgacgatgacgacgacgcggTTAATAACGCGAAGAAGCGGAAACTCGTTCCTCTTG ATTATGGtgacgagaagaagaagaaggtggAAGAAGCTGCGAAGCCGGGGAAAGAAGAGAATACAAAGAGTCAGGAGGAAAAACGAAAGCACATAAAGTCTCTTATAGACAAAATACCTACTGACAAGAACGCGTTGTTCGGTTATCAACTTGATTGGGCGATCATTGACAAC ACTCTGATGGAGAAAAGGATAAGACCGTGGATCAATAAGAAGATCATCGAGTACATTGGTGAACCGGAACCTACCCTCGTGGATTTTATCTGTAGCAAAGTCATGGCAGGCAGTTCTCCTCAGGGAATCCTCGACGATGTACAGATG GTATTAGATGAGGAAGCGGAGGTCTTCGTGGTCAAGATGTGGAGGCTACTGATTTACGAGGTGGAGGCGAAGAAGATGGGCTTGGTAAAGTAA